In Procambarus clarkii isolate CNS0578487 chromosome 50, FALCON_Pclarkii_2.0, whole genome shotgun sequence, one genomic interval encodes:
- the LOC138351636 gene encoding uncharacterized protein, which yields MPEERKLLWDWGRPDSKGNGLNVKENGLNVKENGVNVKENGLNVKENGLNVKENGVKVKENGLKVKENGFNVKENSVNVKENGVNVKENGLNVKENGLNVKENGVNVKENGLNMKKWK from the coding sequence ACCGGACAGTAAAGGAAATGGTCTTAACGTGAAAGAAAATGGTCTTAACGTGAAAGAAAATGGTGTTAACGTGAAAGAAAATGGTCTTAACGTGAAAGAAAATGGCCTTAACGTGAAAGAAAATGGTGTTAAAGTGAAAGAAAATGGTCTTAAAGTGAAAGAAAATGGTTTTAACGTGAAAGAAAATAGTGTTAACGTGAAAGAAAATGGTGTTAACGTGAAAGAAAATGGTCTTAACGTGAAAGAAAATGGTCTTAACGTGAAAGAAAATGGTGTTAACGTGAAAGAAAACGGActtaacatgaaaaaatggaaatAG